The sequence ttcattatgatactctccctctttctctttctccttctctcagccgcctcccttctccacccccaacaacagctgctgctactcgacttttttcttcccgtcttccttcttttttatttgtcaataactaaattaagatatattatatatcttcttttgatctctagaattagagtaagctttaactattcttgattttttttttgtctgtatatttgtgtaaaccaatattatcggcaactacgatttttttatctgtaaatttgtgtatttttttttggtttgacataattattggttaaccaaaaaccactgggacaaaccgaaaccaactggagccatttgaaaaccgaaccaatggttaatggattggtttggtttagatttttagaaaccaataatattggtttcggttttggtttggctagaaaccgaaccaaaaccgaccatgaacagccctagtgGAAACTGCCGTTTTATATCATTAGGAAGCGCACTTGTCCATCTCTTAGGTCTTGCAAGTGGAGCACGTTTGCtcattgttcttctttttctaatTTATTACTTGGTCCGTCGGTAAATGGTTAACTAGATCTctttatcaaaacaaaaataaaaatggttaactagattttttttatttttgttggaaaGAGGAGCTTGAAAAATccataaatttatttatttgattatctcATTTCGTTGGAGGATTTGGAAGGGTAATTTTGAAACAGCCTGAGAGCACTAACAAGAGGAGTAAAATGCTCTGCGAATCGGCGAAACCGAGTTAACccaaaaattttcaaatttttttcctcTTCCTGGAAAATCAGAGATCTCTCTCAAATCTTTTGCTCTAATCCTTCATGGTCTTTGTAATGATAGTTTTAAAATATTGATTAAGCATCTCTGTCTTTGATTTGTACTTCATTTATTAAGAAAAtcgtttaatttttattttttttggattatgCTTAACTAAATCCCTTATTTTCTTTCCTTGTGTTTACAGAGTGTTGTCTATAAATGGCATTGCCGAGTTAAATGTGTTGATTATAGCGTTTGCTGCTATTGTTTTTTTGCTTGCGGAAGCTGATGCTATCTATACAATCTCCATTATTGCTAGTATCACCATGTCAAAGATGCTCACCATTTACGATCCAAACAATCTTCATGGTACTCGTACCAATAACACGTGCAGAAGGCGGATAGTcagattcaaattcaaattcaaattcttaCTACTCTTACTGAATTTAGAATCAAATCTACCTAATTATGTTGCCTTTTCGGTTTCAATCTCACCCAAAAATATATCCATGCTAAATATTCAGGAATTCAATCTTTATattattttcagaaaccctaatggAAGAACAAAAAACATAAACCCTTATACTTTAAAACCATCTCATAGTTGGAGtcttgtgatgagtgccaaatattgtataattttatccctttttgttggcatttaactcatcttttgcgcagtaattctacattttatcccatattctgtattttcattgttttcaagaatgaatatttttcttacttaattttgcatttttaggtaataaataaagtttggatgaattgcggagcgaaaagagaagaaaagtagtgaaaagacgggaggaattacacaaggaagccgcgaagaatgtcgtgcacaagaccaaaaggctagaagtgggcttgaagaggaagaattgttcttaaagaagacatgggcctggcatacccaaggcccaaaaccctcacccaaacccattttctatatccaagcccgtctcggatttcagccgtcagatcgaagcatttcagcatcctacggtcgctcctatgcctgtgcatcaaatcccgatgattccgctaaacactacaacacctaacctaatctcgcaccgtagacttcgttgtattttacatcctacggtcgctacaagctgcttctttcttagccgtccgatccacctaccatctccatatccagcggcttcagctcgtggtacacacatcttgatacacccgcctaacacactaatactcgaaccctatgacctagccaaacagctccctaccctaacccatatcgacctccaccttcttcttcctctccccctctctgcaacagaaccaccataccctgccgtaccaccacctattccactacctacaccaactaccaccaactccaccatctccatcattacccgacacgacccatccccctaattcgaagcgctttaacctctctcaccaactgacctaggtgagggttgataaaacacctcaaattagggagcaattgtagcgattgggagcaggagaagaaccgagagaggcagagaagacatggggcgacgtcaattcaaagttttggtgagtaaatttcggagattgaaaaccctaatttcaattctagggtttcggaaaaattgggtatttggtgatataaatagggggtgatgtagaggggtaatgggggatgatctctggactagccagaaaaacattttgttctgttttatttcacaatttcaatttcagttattgcatgacagttgatagtgaatgttatatgatgttttgatttttatcttcaatgttgagaatgttgtttcaattagcatatgtgatgaatgttgatgctgttaacatgtttttcatgaactaagttactgcagctaaggctcagatgaagccttagtgcattgttggatgatgaattgctaggttagagccttaatgcttgtttttcttgagcaatgggagagattagtgctcatctgtgtgcttgtgattgattgtactgtcaaaagacagtcaatgctaggagcacattagttgagcaagctgattttctttccattccaattgtatgcttagggtcttaatttcaacctagaactacattgtttggctaggacaccaaggtggattctaagccattagcttagccacaattcctttcttcagtcacttacaattccagctctgcttttattcactgcttagttactttcctttactgttttgcttagttcttgcattttgaagctgtgtgcactgaattcagtgcacaatctcacccctgcccttggcttacagccttggttccttgttgttgttattttatatcatctgccatctaatccttgttgtgctgccatcttgtgttaactgttttagttctttgtatctgccttcatccatcactgctcactgccatagtgctttgcacccattgatagcttaggaaaattcttgtatgctcccgctccctgtggactaactatttcttatccctatattataaagcttgaccttgtatacttgcaagttttgtgtgtttttcCATTTCCACACCATCTTGATATTGAAAATCTAAAAATGTCAAATACAAAAACTAGTGAATCAAGTTCAGAAGTCTCGGAGCTAGCCTTGAAGTTTAGAAAGGCAACATTAGAACTGGAGAAGGCGGAAGACTTTATTGTTCTTAATCAGTCTGAGTCTGAAATTGAGGACCCAGAAGAAGAGGAATGGGATTTTTGCTTAATCGGTAAAATCATCATTGAAGGAAGAACGTTTAATAGAATTGTGGAGAAAAATCTACAATTTACCTAGAACTTCATCCCTCCTGAAGAAGTTAAGATCATAGAAGTGGATACGAATGTGATGATTTTCAAACTCGAAGACAAAAAAGTAGTCGATAAGGTCATTGAAGAGGGTCCGTGGAATATTGATGGATATATGTGCATGCTATATGACTATTTTCAAGGTCTAATCCACCAAAATTTAGATTGGAGCAATCAGGTATATTGGATACAACTCAAGTATCTCCAACCTGAACATATGAATGTCAAAGTTGTGACAGAAATGGGTAAGATGTTAGGTGAAGTCATTGCAATTGAACCTCCAAATGCAATCCCAATTGAAGGAGTGTCAGTTAAAGTTTGTGTCAAAATTGAGCTAACCACTCCCTTGAGAAGAGGTGTCTTAGCAATAACTGCAGCAGGAGTTACAAAATGGGTGAGATTCTTCTATGAGAAGCAACCAAACAAGCTATGTAAAGATTGCTTCATCATAAACCACTGTAAAGGAGCCTGTCCAGATGCAGCAATCTATGTCAAGGTTGTTCATGCAAAACCTTATCCTTTTGGGGGAGTAGGAAAACTAAATAAGAGTGTCACAATGCGTACCACTTCAAGTACAATTCCTAAACAAGTTTCTAGGAGGACTGTCAAACCTGCACCTTTCATACCACCTCAAGATGGTGCATGTGTGAAGATTCAAGGAATACCTGAAGCTGAGAATGATCTAGGAGGTCAGGTAAAAGACAAAGGTGCATTGACACAAGCAGAGCCTTAGAAATCAACCCAGATAAGGAAGGTAATGCTAGCAACAATGAAGATCAAAAAGAGAAACAAACAACAACTAGAATCACACATAAAGACAATCACTCTGGAAAACATGTGGGGGAGAATGAGGTAATTtttatccaaaaaaacaaaacttgCTTCAATTCtgcattgttttatttttgtaattttaagcTAAATCTCTACCTTTGGTCAAACATGAAGGTTTTATCCTGGAATGTATGTGGTTTTGGCAATAGTGACACCAGAAAACATCTTAGGGAACTGATTAGATTAAACAAACCTGATATTATTTTCCTCATTGAAACAAAAAATCACtccaagaagatgaaacaatatATATCCAACTTACACTACCCAAATAGCTCTTTAGATGATCCAATTGGTACCTCGGGGGGCTTATGCCTTCTATGGAAGGATGGAATAAATCTTGAAATATAAGGCATACAACATAATTTGATACAATGCACTGTAGAGTTTGATGCTAGAACTAAAAAATCCTTGGTATCTTTTATTTATGGTGCTCTTGACCCAAATATTAGAAATGCACAATGGAACTACATGCAGGATAGTGTAAATCAGCTCAACTTGCCTTGGATTGTTGCAGGAGACTTAAATTTTGttctttctcaagatgaaaaagaTGGTGGGAATTTAACCAGTCAATCTGTTCTTGATGAATCTAATAACTTGGTATCTAATAATGGCTTGCACTCCATAAACTACATCGGAAACCCTTTTACTTGGACAAATAGAAGATCTGGTCATGCCTTGATACTTGAAAGACTAGATAGATTCCTTCCTTGTGATAACTGGTTGAATTTCTACCCTAATTGTGTTGTGTATCACCTAATTCCCTTAGCTAGTGATCATTGTCCCATATTGTTAACTACTTCAAGAACCTCAAATGATACCTATAAACCATTTAGACTAAACAACGGCTGGTTTAGAGATAACATTTGCAAAACTGTTATCGAAAACATTTGGAAGGTTAATAGCAAAGGATCACATGCTTTTAGAGTCACAAAATCTTTGTATAATACTAAGCATGATCTGAGTAAATGGAATTATGTTAGCTTTGGCAACATTAGTACACAGATTAAAAAGATAAAGGCTCAAATAGAGGATCTTTCTAGAATACATAGCAGGGATAATGATCACTTGTTAGAGGAACTCAAATGCAAAATCAACCAATGGTATGATATGGAAGAGGACTTCTGGAAACAAAGAAATAAGGATGAAGACCTTAGGAATGGAGAAAGAAACACTGCTTATTACCATCAAAAGGTGaattttagaagaaaaagaactAACACCATTCAGGATGCTAATGGGACTTGGCTTACTGATAGGGCTGATATTGTAAATAATCTAAAAGATCATTTTTATAATGTGAGCAGGTCTACTTCTCCCCCTGATGCTTCTATCTATTTTAGTAATGTCATTCCTTGTATTTctaatgatgataatgttatgctAATGGTTGTCCCTACTCATGAAGAAATTAGAAATGTGATTTTTGGCATGCATTCTTGGAATACACCAGGACCTAATGGCCTTCCCCCTGGTTTCTACCAAAAAATGTGGCCAACTGTTGGTAATGATATAGCTAGTATGCTTCAAGCTTTCTTCCACTCAAAGCATCTTTTGAAGCAGCTTAATCATAATTTTACTGTCCTAATTCCTAAAAAAATTGTCCTGTCTCTGCTACAGATTTCAGACCTATTAGCTTATGTAATGTAATctataaaataatttcaaaattACTTGTTACCAGACTTAAACGACTCCTAAATTTATATCTCCATTCCAATCTGCTTTTGTCCCTGGTAGAATGATACAAGATAATATTGTTATGGCGGATGAGTTGATTGATACCATGAAAAATACTAAGAGTATGAAGGGTTGGATGGCCATTAAATTAGATATGAGTGGGGCCTTTGATAGAATTGAATGGAACTTTGTTATCCACGGCCTAAAAAGTTTAGGATTCTCTTCTGATTGGTGTGATCTCATTTATCAATGTATTTCAACTATGTCCACTTCTATTCTGCTAAATGGCTCTTCAGGTGAAGTCTATTTTCCACAAAGAGGTTTAAGGCAGGGAGACCCTTTATCTCCCTACCTATTTATCCTCTGTATGGAGTGCTTTTCTAGATCCTTATTTACTGCTGAAACTAATAATCTTATTCATGGTTGTACTGTAACTAAAAATAGTCCTTCTGTGAGTCgcttgttttttgcagatgactgcttgcTATTCTCTAGAGCCAACATAAATGAAGCTAAACATATAGCTCACATCATTGATCAATTCAGAATATTCTCAGGTCAATCAGTTAACTTTGATAAATCTGGACTTGCTTTTAGTCCAAAGGTTCCTAATCCTACAAAAAGTGAAATTTCTAACATCTTTTAGATTAAAAGAACGGCTTTGCAGGATAAGTATCTAGGAGTTCCACTTCTCTTACAGAAGAATAAGGTTGAGTCTTTCTCTCCTCTAATGGATAGGTTTAGTGACAGGCTTGCTCCTTGGCAATCTAAATTCATAGCTCAACCAGGTAAGACCACTTTAACCCAATCTGTTCTAGGTACAATTGCTAGTCACCACATGGATGTTTTCCCCATGCCTAGAAAAATTGCAGATAAAATGGATGCAATCCAAAGGAACTTTTGGTGGAACAAAAAGAATGGTGAAAAAGGCATTTATGGTAAAAAAAATGGACCCATGTTCCCTATCCAAAGTACCTAGGAGGTGTAAATATAAGACAATCAACTATATTAAACTAAGCCCTCTTAGCTAAACTTGCTTGGAGGATGTTAGAAGATACAGATGCTCCTTGGGATGTTCTCCTGAGATATAAATATTTTAATGGTTATAATCCTCTTAATTGTGCTTTGTCCAGAGATCTTGGGTGTGGAAAGGAATCTGTGATGATCGATATAGACATAACAAAAAAAGTTTTGTTGCTGGCAACTAGGTGATGGCAGTAACATATCAATTTACAAGGATAATTGGATCTCATCAATTCTTGGTCCTCCTAAATCAAATTTTATGTCTGCAAATATCAGTAAAGTTTCTGATTTGATAGATGTTAGAACCCATACTTGGAAAACTAACACTCTGGATGCTTTGTTTGATAGAAATAATTACAGCTATTCAAGAAATCAGAATTCTTATCTCTCATAAGGATGTTATTAGGTGGAAGCCAGCCATTAATGGCCTATTTTCTGTTAAATCTGCCAATAGGCTATTTTGGATGATTCCCAGGTTAGACCTCCTAATAGTGATGAAATAGAATGGAAAGCTCTCTGTAAAACCAACCTTCTTATCAAGATTAAGCATTTTCTATGGAAATTCCTCCATAAGTGCCTATCTACTAGAGATAGATTATCCAGATTCACTAAGCATAAGCAGGTTCTTTGCCCTCTTTGTAACCATCATAATGAGTCTTCTCAGCGTCTGTTTGTTGAATGCAACATCTTTATATTTGTTCTTAACAACATTGATTTTAATTGTGTGAAGTTGCTGCAAGGTAAGGATATTCATTCCTGGATTAAACTTTGGTTTGATAAAGATGTCAATCTTAGGCCAAATAACACCAACCAGTTTAACAATATATGTTTTACAATGTGGCAAATATGGAAAACTAGGTGCAGTGTTGTGTTTGAGAATGTGCAGGTCAATGCAGATGTTATTACTATGAGCATAAAAAATCACATGTCTGATTGGTTAAGAATCCATGGTAGCTCAGCCATAAACAGAATAGTAAACATAGTTGTTTTAGCTCCAAAACACTGGAAAAGTCCAAATGCTAGTGATATCAAAGTAAATTTTGATGTAGCATTCTGCAAATTTACTAAGATCACAGGCATATGACTAATCTGTCGTAATGTTGCAGGTAAAAGCAATGGATCTAGGGACTTTCAGCAAAAGTTTTAGATCCAGAGCAGGCGGAAGCATTGACGGCATTTGAAGCAATAAAATGGGTTAAATACAAAGGAATAACACAAGATTACATTCAGAAAGGGATATCCAAAGGGTGGTGAATGCTTTGAATGGAAATCTTGGAGCAGTCAAATGGACCAATGCAGGCATAATTATAGATTCAATATTTCTTCTTAATAAGTTTAGTAATTGGAAATGTTATTTTGTTTATCGTCAGGGCAACAATGTTGCAGACATCATAGCTAAGAAGTCTTTAACTTTTTCTAGTGTACAAGAATGGCAATATGAAATTCCCTCTTGGTTAAGCTCAGTAATTACAGAGGATCAAAACTATCTGGATCTTAATGCCTAATCTTAATAAAATTTCTCTTttcatagtaaaaaaaaaaaagattacctcattcaaattgaggtttGGATTGTTACATCATAGAAGTGGTAGACAGACATACTCTCTTGTTTCATCAATATAAATTGCAGATTGATACAAATAATTTACAATGTGAATATTTTGATCTAcatgaaacaaaataaaatggaaaagacTAATCTGAATAATGGTATATTGATTGATCTTCAACCATTTAGAGACTTCTTCCTCTTTAAGATAAAATACTTTGCGGAAGAAGTAGTTTATCCTAATCTTCGTAATCACGATCCATTCCAATAAACATTGATCTTCTttgcatgaatattgatcatTGTCACATCggaattcatcttcttcaaagaTATGCTTCAATCTCTCATCGTATTTCAATACAAGAGCCCAAGGGCCGTAAATAAACGCACTAATGGCGATTAGAATTGGAATTATTTTTATTTAAGGTTAAACCAAGATAGCATGCTACAGTTGACACGGTGTGTCATATATGGAAGGTTCCAGTTTTAGGAAACTGGACAATATATGGAAGGTGCCACTTTTAGGAAACTGGTTTATATTTGGAAGGTGAAAGTATTAGGAAACTTTGTTATCGAGGAGTTTGTTTGACTTAGGAATTTGTTTTAAGTTTCTAGCAGaattctatgtttagagttttagttatattaggaaagtgttttCTTAGTCGTCAAGTCTGTTAAACAATATATATAGGCCGTTGAGCCATGAGTTTGAATTACATCGAATAGAGAAGTATTGTTTGAGTATCTTGTcttgttttctttattaagtctttgatatcagattttctacatctgATGTGTTCTttcttaagtctttgatatcagatttctacatctggtatcagagcactggtaTCATATTCTAGGGTTGTGGTTATGAGTTTTTGAGTTGAAGAAGATGACAAGTTTAAGTTCAATTAAGGTACCAGTGTTTAAAGGTAAAAACTTTGAACACTGGAGGTTACAGATGGAGGATATTTTCATATACCAAGAGGTGTGCGATATTGTGAAAGATGGTTATGTAGAACCAGCAAAAGGAACTGTTTTAACAGCACAACAACAAAATGCTTTAACAGTAAACATGAAGAGTAATTATAAAACAACTTATATTCTTCATCAGGGTattcatgaatctctcatggaTAAAGTTATTTATATTAAAGAAGCTAAGAGAGCATGGTATGGTTTGATAAACTATTACAAAGGATTTGACAAGGTCAAGAAGGTGAGATTACAAACCTTGAAGAGGAAATATGAACAGTTACAGATGGAAACTACTGAAACAATATCAGAgtttttctcaaagacattgaatATTGTCAATGAGATGAAGGTTAATAATTATACAATAGAAGACTCTGCAATTGTAGAGAAGATTTTAAGAAGCTTACCTGAGAAGTTTGAATCAAAAGTAACCGCTAGTGAAGAATGTAACACTGCTGCAACTATGACTCTTAATGAGTTATTGAGTTCTTTACAGGCTTATGAACAAAGACTATCTGAAAAAACAGTTGctgcaaaacaagttgaagaagcTCTTCAAAGTCAAATAAACTAGAGTAACAATCAGAAAGAACTAATGCTGGAGGGTTTCAAGGAAGATACACCACAAGAGGAAGAAATTATACTGGTGGTTATCAAGGAAGGCCAGTTGATGGAGCAAAACTTCAATGTTAAAattgtggagattttggacaCTTTGAAAAAGAGTGTACAAAACCTAGAAAGACCACAAATAACAATCACAAAGAAAACTTTAAGGCTAATATAGTAGAGattcaagaagaataagaagaaaagaaagttgAAAATATGTTGTTGGATTGTCATACACCTGAAGAACAGCCTCAATATAAGTGGTATTTAGATACAAGTAATCATATGTATGGAAGAAAAGATTTGTTTGATAATCTTGATGAATCAGTACGTTCAactgttcttgatcttcttcagcgggagggatttggttataccctttgtacccatctaaagacgatactctatcatttcccgctgcggattccaccatttgaggaatatctggtaacagaaaactatctttggggaaagctttctttaaatcagtgaaatctatgcaaatcctgattcctttgtttttgtttgggacaatgaccatatttgctatccattctgggtatttagcttctcttatgattcccgcatcaagcattttctgtagttcttcctctatttgggaatggtaagttgttgcaatttttcttattctctgtttaaatggtctcacatttttgttaatctccaacttgtggcatgcaattgatgtatctattcccggtatctcgtccatgcttcctgcgaaaacatctttatattctcgcaacaggttaacagttctttcttcttcttccacatccattttggttccaattctcaatattagaggttattttatagtcccaacgtttatttcttttgttggttctgcggcagtgtaactgggtttaggttctcccatcggtgttggttcttttattgttttcacaggtccttctccttcctccgaaatttcgctgggtattcctttgcctttttTTGCCCTTCTCATATATactttaaattcttcttctttctttgcttcctttgccaactttctacgaaattgtttcttttttcctttccttcataatgctttacttcgatttgatgacataatttcgcattatcaacatctcctctgatttctcctattccatttggtgtggggaatttaatacattgatgtaatgttgatactacagcttttatcgcatgtatccatggtcttcctaacaacatattatacggtgattccatatccaccaagCATAGTGTTACGTATGtctcgatctctccaagtggaattcgtaccactatttctcctttaggttttgttgtggattttccaaagccgtgaacaaaatatgttgaactggacatttcttcatctataaatcccattccccggaatgcatgataaaatattatatccaccgaacttcctgtatcgattaaagtttcgTTCAATATCCATTTTCCCTTGGATTTTGTTgtcgtctccttctcttttcgcgtaataggcactgtaacaaccaatggagatgtgtggttcaaattttcttttggtatttctgccgccatgaatgtaattttctgcttttcccaatctttcaagggtgatgtcttttctaccgtcataaccttccttccttcaaaatttcgtttatgtattcttccattgatgttttcatggaattcattaaccatcgtttttgttatcatattacactccaatcttttgtcatcttcattaattctaatcatttttcttttaactggttcactgatttacttaatcactttcttgatttgaacaatctcaacattaatcttcaactttcgatcttcaatctccctgtttctagcgccattatatagttgcaggaaatcctacactacacccctcatatgatttcattattactcaactcatttttatatttacactcttaattttattgatcaatctttgaatattcttacaagagaagataaaggaatcaagaatgacctctgctctagactttcgctctcctatttacttgtttcttactcaaaaaagatctctctcttctttacaacttgaatgactatttatagggaaatacatagtggatgacagctaatctgtcctttattttcgggtatggtctgcgacattctcgcaaccttacaaatgttaatttcgcaagctctctacttttcgcaggactatcacatctttgtcgtgatcctagctgacgtcgtttatcgtatcatttctgaaattgttctgcgacactattgtgttgtgttgttgatagtttctctaagatattattgttgcaagattctgatcctacaatccaATGAATGAATTTTGATGCATCTAGATCTGCATTGTTTAGAACATCTTTCAAGTCATCAGTATCTTTGTGGTATACTAGTTGTTTCTCTCCAGATGTAATGGTAACCTCTCTATGCTAGGAAGACGATAATGAATTTCGAAACCAAGTGTTCTCTACATACATTCACAGCCTGATAGATATCGACCCTCGATATATGTACTTACTTCGTCATTATTTGTTTTCTATATTGGATCAATGACATCATAGTTGCTTGATGGAATTACTGCAATAATAACAATTATCATGTCTTTTCCTTTGTGGATGTACTTGAACAAATATTTAATAGTCATACCCTTGAGTTGCATATGTCCACATTGATATGTGCATCATACCTGGTTATCAA comes from Papaver somniferum cultivar HN1 chromosome 7, ASM357369v1, whole genome shotgun sequence and encodes:
- the LOC113295084 gene encoding uncharacterized protein LOC113295084 is translated as MADELIDTMKNTKSMKGWMAIKLDMSGAFDRIEWNFVIHGLKSLGFSSDWCDLIYQCISTMSTSILLNGSSGEVYFPQRGLRQGDPLSPYLFILCMECFSRSLFTAETNNLIHGCTVTKNSPSVSRLFFADDCLLFSRANINEAKHIAHIIDQFRIFSGQSVNFDKSGLAFSPKDKYLGVPLLLQKNKVESFSPLMDRFSDRLAPWQSKFIAQPGKTTLTQSVLGTIASHHMDVFPMPRKIADKMDAIQRNFWWNKKNGEKGIYGDGSNISIYKDNWISSILGPPKSNFMSANISKVSDLIDAILDDSQVRPPNSDEIEWKALCKTNLLIKIKHFLWKFLHKCLSTRDRLSRFTKHKQVLCPLCNHHNESSQRLFVECNIFIFVLNNIDFNCVKLLQGKDIHSWIKLWFDKDVNLRPNNTNQFNNICFTMWQIWKTRCSVVFENVQVNADVITMSIKNHMSDWLRIHGSSAINRIVNIVVLAPKHWKSPNASDIKVKAMDLGTFSKSFRSRAGGSIDGI
- the LOC113295085 gene encoding uncharacterized protein LOC113295085, which produces MTSLSSIKVPVFKGKNFEHWRLQMEDIFIYQEVCDIVKDGYVEPAKGTVLTAQQQNALTVNMKSNYKTTYILHQGIHESLMDKVIYIKEAKRAWYGLINYYKGFDKVKKVRLQTLKRKYEQLQMETTETISEFFSKTLNIVNEMKVNNYTIEDSAIVEKILRSLPEKFESKVTASEECNTAATMTLNELLSSLQAYEQRLSEKTVAAKQVEEALQSQIN